In the genome of Nonomuraea sp. NBC_00507, the window CGGGCCGGTGCTGATGGCGGGCGTGGTGACGACCGTGGAGGCCAGGCACGAGGGCGCGGCCTACGACTCGGACGTGTTCCTGATCGCCGAGGGCGCGCTGCCTGCCGCCGTGGTCGAGGTGGCCGAGATACGGGTGACCAGGGTCGAGCCGGAGGTGTTCGTGCCGCCGCTGCCCGGCGCCCAGGTCTACCTGGCCAGTGCCGGCGACCGCGACCAGGCGCTCTACTTCGACGTCATGGACCGGCGCATCCCGATGGGCATGGGCCGCGACGGCCAGCCGCTCTACGTCAACTTCGACTTCCTCGACGGCACCCGCGGCGCCCACGTGTCGATTTCCGGCGTGTCCGGCGTGGCCACCAAGACCTCCTTCGCCACGTTCCTCCTCTACTCGATCTTCAACTCGGGAGTGCTGGACGCGGAGTCGGCCAACACCAAGGCGTTGATCTTCTCCGTCAAGGGCGAGGACCTGCTCTTCCTCGACCACGACAACCTCCGCCTCGACGAGAAGGCCAGGAGCGTCTACGCCAGGCTCGGGCTGCCCGCGCGGCCGTTCGGCAGCGTGCACGTCTTCGCCCCGCCCCGGCCGAACGACCCGAACGGCGTGCCCCACGTCGCCGCCCGCACCCAGGGGGTGAGCGCCTTCTACTGGACGCTGGTCGAGTTCTGTGAGGACGAGCTGCTGCGGTTCGTCTTCGCCGACGCCGACGACGAGCGGGCCGGCTATTCGCTGCTCGTCGGCCAGGTCGCCGCCCGGCTGAAGGCGTGGGCCGAGCCCGTGGGCGACGGCGGTGCGGTCAGGGTGCAGGGCACGACGTGCCGGACGTTCGCCGACCTCGTCGAGATGCTGTCCGACCAGCTGCAGGACGAGGGCAGCCGGCTGCAGTGGACCGGCGCGCAGACGCCGCTCGGCACCGTCAACGCCTTCCTGCGCAGGCTCCGCAGCGCGGTCCGCCCGCTGTCCCCGATCGTCCGCGGCGACCTGCCGTTCTACCGCGCCCACTCGGTCAGCACGTCCGACGCCCAGGTCTCGATCGTGGACCTGCACAACCTGCCGGAGCGGGCGCAGCGGTTCGTGGTCGGCGTGGTGCTGCGCGGCGAGTTCCACCGCAAGGAGTCCTCAGGCACGGCCAAACCCCTGCTGTTCGTGGTGCTGGACGAGCTCAACAAGTACGCGCCGCGCGAGGGCGACTCGCCGATCAAGGAGATCCTGCTGGACGTGGCCGAGCGCGGCCGCTCACTCGGCGTCATCCTCATCGGCGCCCAGCAGACCGCCTCGGAGGTGGAGCGGCGCATCGTCTCCAACAGCGCCGTACGCGTCGCAGGCCGCCTCGACCCGGCCGAGGCCGCCAGATCCGAGTACGGCTGGCTGCCCCCGGCCGTCCGGGAGCGCGCCACGATCGCCAAGCCGGGCACCATGTTCGTGGCCCAGCCGGAGATCCCGGTCCCGCTGGCCGTGGCCTTTCCCTTCCCCGCGTGGGCGACCCGGCCGGCCGAGGCGGCGGCGCAGGTGACGGCGTCGAGCGGTGATCCGTTCAAGGGCCTGCCCGGCGTCGAAGACGACATCCCGCCCTTCTGATCACAGGTGGTTTCGTGAAGATCCTCCACACCGCGGACTGGCACGTGGGCAAGGTGCTCAAAGGCCGCCCTCGACTCGACGAGCACCGGGCCGTGCTGCGCGAGCTGGTCGGCGCCGCCCGTACGCACGACGTGGACGCCGTCATCGTGGCCGGCGACCTGTTCGACACCTCCGCCCCCACCCCCGAGGCCCAGTCGCTGGTGCTCAACGCGCTCATGGCGCTGCGGGCCGACAACCGCGACGTGATCGTGCTGGCCGGCAACCACGACAACCCGCAGCTGCTGGAGGTCTACCGGCCGGTGCTGGGCAAGCTGGGGCTGCACGTGCTCGGCGCCTTCCGCCGTCCCGACGCGGGCGGCACGCTGGCCTTCACCGCGCGCTCCGGCGAGCCGGTGCGGCTGGCCGTGCTGCCCTTCCTGTCGCACCGCTACGTCGTACGCGCCGCCGAGGTCCTCACCGGCACCGCCGCCGACCACAACCGCGACTACGCCGCCCGCATCGGCGAGCTGATCGGCGCGCTCACCGCCGGCTTCCACGGCGACACCGTCAACCTCGTCACCACCCACGGCACCCTGCCCGGCGGGGCATTCGGCGGCGGCGAGCGGGAGGCGCAGTCGATCTTCTCCTACTACTTCGAGCCGACCGCCTTCCCGACGGCCACCCAGTACGCCGCCCTCGGCCACCTCCATCGCCGCCAGCAGATCCCCGGGCCCTGCCCGATCTGGTACAGCGGCTCGCCGCTCGCCGTCGACTTCGGCGAAGAAGGCAACACCCCGGGCGCGCTGCTGGTCGAGGTCTCGCCTGGTCGTCCGGCCGTGGTGCGCGAGCTGACGTTCGGCTCGGCCCGCCGGCTGCGCACCGTACGCGGCACGCTGGAGCAGCTGGAGGCCATCGAGCCCGGCGACGACTGGCTCAAGGTGATCGTCGAGGAGAAACCCCGCGTGGGCCTCGCCGACGACGTGCGCGAGCTGCTGTCCGGCGCCGTGGACGTCATGCTGGATGAGAAGTTCCGTCCGGTGCCCGCCACGCGGCGGGCGAGCTCCGCCGACCGCAGCCCGCGCGAGTTGTTCCGCGACTACCTTGCCGCCACCGGACGCCACGACGACCAGGTGGCCACCCTGTTCGACCGGCTCTACGACGAGGTGACCGGCTGATGCGCCCCCTGCTGCTGCACCTGGACCACTTCGGCAGCTTCCGCGAGCCGGTGACGGTGGACTTCACCGACACCGAATACTTCGCGCTGGTCGGCCCCACAGGGGCGGGCAAGAGCACGATCATCGATGCGATCTGCTTCGCCCTGTACGGCACGGTGCCGCGCTGGGGGAGGGAGGGCGCCGTCGCCCACGCACTGGCGCCGTCCGTCAGCGCCGGCAAGGTGGCGATGGTGTTCGAGAGCAACGGGCGCCGTTACGGCGTGGTCCGGGCGATGGTGCGCGACGCCAAGGGCGCGGTGCGTACCAAGGAGGCCAGGCTCGACGAGCTCGACCCCGTGGCCCAGCCGGCGTTCGACGCGGTGGTCAAACCCCTCGCCGAGGGCGAGAACGTCACCATCGAGGCCCAGCAGGTGACCGGTCTGGAGTACCGGTTCTTCACTCAGTGCGTGGTGCTGCCGCAGGGGCGCTTCGCCGAGTTCCTGCACGCGGCGCCGCGCGAGCGGCAGGACCTGCTGGTGCAGTTGCTCGACGCCGACGTGTACGAGCGGATCAGGCAGCGCGCCGCCCGCGAGGAGGAGACCGCCAAGCAGGCCGCCTCCTTCGCCCGCGACGAGCTCGCCAAGTTGTCCGGCGCGAGCGAGGAGGCCGAGCGGGAGCTGGCCGAACGGCTGGCGGCGCTGCGGCGGCTGGCCGAGACCATCAGCGCCGACCTGGACCTGCTGCGGGCCCGCGAGTCCGACATCCGCCGCGCCGAGCAGGAGCGGGCGGCCGTCGCCGAACGGCAGTCGGTGTTGTCGGCGCTGCGCATGCCCGACGCGGTCCCGACCCTGGCTTCGGCCCGCCGCGCCGCCGCCGAGGCGGTCGAGACGCTGACCGCCGAGGTCGCCACCCTGGAAGCCGACGATCATGAGGCGTACGAGGCGCTGGCCGCCCTGGGCGATCGGGGCGCGCCGCGGGCGGCGCTGGCCGCGCTGGACGCCCGCGAGCGGTTGCACGTCGAGGCCAGGCGCGCCCGCGGCGCCGCCGCTTCAGCCGCCGCGCCGCTGGAGGGCCTGGCCGCCGAGGCGGCCGATGCCGAACGAGCGCTCGCCAACGTGGAGGCGCGGCGCGAACGCCTGCGTGACGCCCACGCCGCCGCCCACCTCGTCCAGCGGCTCGCCGTCGGCGAAGCGTGCCCGGTCTGCCGCCACCCGATCACCGAGCTGCCGCGCCACGAGCAGCCCACCGACATGCGCACCGCCGACCGCGCCCTCGCCACCGCCCGCGAACGGGTCCAGCAGGCCAGAGCCGCGCACGCCAAGGCCGAGACGTCGGCGTCGATGCTGGCCGCGCAGGCCGCCCGGCTGGAGACTGAGCTGGCCGCGTTGCCCGCCCCCGGCGACCGGGCCGAGCTCGAAGCGCGGCTGGCCGCCATCGCCAAGGCCGACGAGCTCGCCACCGAGGCCCGCAACGCCGTACGCGCCGCCCGCGGCCGGCTGGACCGCGCGCGGAGCGCCGCCGAGCAGGTCGAGCGGCAGGCCGACAGCGCCTGGCGCACGCTGGAGTCCGCCCGCGACCGGCTGCTCGTCTCGGGTGTCCAGGACGACCCGCCGCCGCCCTTGGTCCGCGAGGACCTGCACCGGGCCTGGAGCGAGCTGCTCGGCTGGCGGGACCGGGCCGCACAGGCCGCCCGTGCCGCGCTGGCCGCGTACGACGAGGAGCTCGCCCGGGTCGGTGAGCGGCTCGCCGCCGACCGCCACAGGCTCGGCGAGCGCCTGGCCGAGCACGGCGTCGTCGCCCCGCGCGACGCCTCCCCCGACCAGCTGGGCGCCGCCGTCGCCGGGACCGCGGCCCGCGCCGAAAGCGCGCTCGACCGGCTCAAGGAGGACCGCAAGCGGGCCGCCGACCTGGAGAACCAGGTCGCGATGAAGGAGCACGAGGCCAAGGTCGCCCACGAGCTCGCGCTGCGCCTGCGCGCCAACGCCTTCGAGCGCTGGTTGTGCGCCGAAGCCCTCGCCGTGCTGGTCGCCTCGGCCTCCGAGACGCTGCGCGAGCTGTCCGACGGCCAGTACGAGCTGGCGCTCAGCGACAAGACCGGCGACATCGAGGTCATCGACTTCGGCGAGGCCGGGATGCGGCGCAGCGCCCGCACACTGTCGGGCGGTGAGACCTTCCAGGCCGCGCTGGCACTCGCCCTGGCCCTGTCCGGCGCCGTCGCCAGGGGATTGGACTCCATCTTCCTCGACGAGGGCTTCGGCACCCTGGACCCGGCCACGCTCGACACCGTCGCCACCACGCTCGAACGCCTCGCCGCCGGCCAAGATCGCATGATCGGCGTCGTCACCCACGTTCCCGCGCTGGCCGATCGGGTGCCGGTACGCTTCGAGGTCAGGCGCGACGCCAAGGGCTCCCATGTGCGGAAGGCGGAGGTTCAGTGACGGGCTTCACCGTTGACCCGTGGGACCCCGGCTACGCCGCCGCCCTCGCCGTCGAGGCCCTCTCCGAGCTGGGCGCGACCAGCGCCGAGCTGGTGCTGGACATCGAGCGGCCGGCCGCAGACTGGAAGCCCGTCACGCCCGGCCCTGACGCCGCCGCCCCCGAGACGTTGCTGGTCGCCGACGGCGTCCGCAGGATCGACGCCCGCGTCTGGGTCCATGATCCCGACGCGCCCATGCCCGTTCCCGGGATCGCGGCCTCCTACGCGGCCGGGATCGTGCGATGCGGCCCGGACGGCGCCGACCTCGCCGAGATCGAGGTCCACCGGGCGTTGATCTCCGCGTTCCCGCAGGCGCCCGAGGTCAAGACCCCGCACGCCACCTACCACCCCAGCAAGGCCGCCGACGGCAGCTTCGAGGAGCTGTCGCTGGCGTTGCAGCGGCAGGTCACGCAGCTGGAGGTGGACCTGGCGGTGCGGCACCGGTCGCAGAGTGACGACCTGCTGCTGGTGGACGGGCCGTTGCGGGGGCGTACGCATCTGCCGCGCACGGTCGGTTACATCAAGACGCACCACACCGCCTACCTGCCGCCGCCGCAGTCCGCGGTGGTCGCCGCGCTCATGCCCGGGCAGCGTACGCCGGTCTTCTTCATGGGCACCAGCTGGCGGCGGCACGCCTGGTATGTACGGCTCCCCGTCCAGTCATCGGCACCCTGGGCGGGTGTGGCCCGCTGCGAGGCCGGCGCCGAGCTGGAGCCGGCCCAGGTCGTCCGGCTGGCCGACGCCGTCACGCTGGCCCTGCCGCCGCTGGCCGGAGTGGACTACAAGGACCCGCGCGCGCCACAGAACCTCGTCCCGATCGGCGGCCTGGAAAAGCTCCTGCGCCACCACTTGGGCGACGCCCGCCTGCTCTACCGCGCGCTGCGCACCGCCGCGGGCGCCTAGGCGCTGACCTATCAGTGGCGGGCGCGGGGGAGCGAGGCGGTCACGATCAGGCCGCCCCCCTCGCGCGGCCGTGCCCTGACGTCGCCGCCGTGCGCGAGCGCCACCGACTGCACGATCGACAGGCCAAGACCCGCGCTCCGCGCGGTGACCACCCGCTCGGCGCCGTGCCGGTGGAAGGGCTTGAACAGCAGCGGGACGTCGTAGGGCGGCACCTCAGGCCCGGTGTTGCTGACCTCCACCTCGACCTTTCCCTCCGACACCGTACGGCTGACCACCCGCACCCACCCGGCGCCGTCGTCGACGTTGTAGCGGATGCCGTTCTCGACCAGGTTGTGCACCAGCCGTTCGAGCAGCAACGCGTCCCCGGTGGTCGGCGCCTGCGCGGTCACCTCGTACACGGTGATCTTGGCCTCGGCGGCGTCCCCTTCGGTCTGCCTGACCACGTGCGTCACCACGTCGGCCAGGTCCACCGGCGACCGATCCGCGATCTCCTGCTCGGACCTGGCCAGCAGCAGCAACCCGGAGATGAGCCGCTCGTGGCGGGCGTTGATCTCCAGCAGGCTCTCGCCCAGCTCCTTGACGTCAGCCGAGGCCGTACGGCGGTGCATGGCCAGCTCGACCAGCGCCCGGTTCAGCGTCAGCGGCGTACGCAGCTCATGAGAGGCGTTCGCCACGAACCTGCGCTGCCCGTCGAAGGAGTCGTCCAGCCGCTCCACCATGGTGTCGAACGTGTCGGCCAGCGTCTTGACCTCGTCCTCCGGCCCTTCGAGACCGATCCGCTGATGCAGGCCGCGCTCGGCCATGGGCTCGGCGGCGATCTTGCGGGCCGTGTCGGTGACTCGGTGCAGCGGCGCCAGCACCCGCCCCGCCACCACCCAGCCGAGTCCGACGGCCAGGCCGCCCACCACGACCAGCGCGATCGCGCCCTGGGTGAGCAACGAGGTGATGGCGGCACTGCGCAGCTCCAGCTCCTGCTGGCGCAGCCACTCGATCGCGGCCTGGCCCTCCAGCAGGACGCCGTCCTTCATGAAGAACAGGTTCTTGACCTTGCCGGGCTCCGACGCGTACCGGCTCTCGAACGTCTGCGTCAGTTGCTGGTTGAACAGCAAATAGGTGACGCCGAGCAAGGTCAGCCCAGCGAGAAAGAAGACGGCGCCGTACACGAGCGTGAGTCGCAGTCGCAACGTGGGCTGCAGGCGCGGGAGTCTCATGCGATCCGGTACCCCACCCCCGGCACGGTCTCCACGACCGGCGGGTCGGCGAGCTTGCGGCGCAGCTTGAGAATGGTGAGCCGGACGGCCCCCGTGAACGGGTCGGCGTGCTCGTCCCACGCCTTCTCCAGCAGCTGCTCGGCCGAGACCACGTTGCCGTTGGCCCGCATCAGCTCGGCCAGCACCGCGAACTCCTTCTTCGACAGCGGCACGAACCGCCCGTTCCTGAACACCTCCCTGCGCGCCGGGTCCAGCGTGATCCCGGCCCGGCGCAGCACCGGCGGTACGGCCGGCCGCGAGCGCCGCCCCAGGGCCAGGACGCGGGCGGCCAGCTCGGGGAACGCGAACGGCTTCGACAGGTAGTCGTCGGCCCCGATGGACAGCCCCGTCACCCGGTCGTCGAGCTGCGCGGCCGCCGTCAGCATCAGCACCCGCGCGTCGGACTCCGAGGCGACCAGTTCCCTGCACACCTCGTCGCCGTGCACCCGCGGCAGGTCGCGATCCAGCACGACCACGTCGTAGTCGTTGACCGCGATCCGTTCCAGCGCCGCCTCGCCGTCATGCGCCAGATCGACCGCATGGGTCTCCTCGCGCAGCCACTCGGCAATCGCGTCGGCGAGCATCCGCTCGTCCTCAACCACCAGCACCCGCATGGCGTAGCTCAGGCCCCTCTCTTCGCTTTCAGAGCCGAGTGTGACCTACGGGGCGTTTGCTCCAAATAAGTCAGCCGCGGAAACGCGGAGGAAACGGCGGGCCGTATTGCATCTCCCCTCGACGACGTTGATTCGACGGAGGAGATCATCCATGCGAGCACGAGCTCTCATAACTCTGGCCGCCGCCACCATGCTGCTGGCGGGCTGCGGAGGCGCCGCCGCCGGCGGCTCCGACGTGGCCTCGGTCACCGGCACAGGCAATCAGGCCGGGGCCAGCGCCAAACCGAGCGAGGACCCGCACGAGAGGGCGCTCAAATACGCCCAGTGCATGCGCGAGAACGGCATCGACATGCCGGACCCCGAGCCGGGCAAGGGCGTCATGCTGCGGCTCGACAAGAACACCCCCAGGGAGACGATGCAGAAGGCCCAGGAGGCCTGCAAGCAGTACGCCCCGAGCGGTCAGAAGGCGGGCGGGGGTGACCCCAAGCGGGCCGAGGCCCTGCGCAAGGTCGCGCAGTGCATGCGGGACAACGGCGTCGAGAAGTACCCGGACCCCGAGGGCGGCATGATGCGCATCACCGGCGACGTCGGCCAGGACCCCGACTTCAAGTCCGCCCAGGAGAAGTGCCAGGAGCAGATGGCTGAGGCCGGTATGGGAGGAATGTGATGGGAATGGCCACCCTTGACGGGAAGGCGGAGCCCGATGCGACGCCCTCCCGCCCGCGCCGCCGTCGCGGGCGGGGCAAGGTGGTCGCCGGACTGTTCATCGTGCTGGCCGCAGCGGGCGGTGGGTTCGTGGCGATCAACAGCGGGGGCCTGCTGGAGGGCGCCTCGGGTCCGACCCAGTCGGCCAAGGCCCTGCCCCCGGCCACCGCCACGGTGGCCAGGCAGACGCTGAACGACACCATGGACGCCGATGGCGAGCTCGGCTACGGACCGGTCACCACGGCGGTGAGCAGGAAGCCCGGCACGATCACCTGGCTGCCCGAGAGCGGTCAGCAGATCACCCGCGGCAAGTCGATGTACCGGCTGGACAACGACCCCGTCACGCTCATGTACGGCGACACGCCCGCCTACCGCGACCTCAAGATCGGCGCGGAGGGCAACGACGTGGAGAACCTGGAGCGCAACCTCAGCAAGCTGGGCTACGACGGCTTCACGGTCGACGACGAGTACACCTACGACACCGCCGAGGCCGTCATGGAATGGCAGGAAGACCGTGGCCTGGACGAGACCGGCGTGGTCGAGCTGGGCCGCGTCGTCTTCGCGCCGGGCAAGGTACGCGTGGAGAGCATCGAGTCCGAGGAGGGCCAGCCGGCCCAGCCCGGCCAGAAGGTCCTGACGTACACGGGCACGTCCAAGGTCGTCACCGTCGAGCTGGAGGCCGAGGACCAGCGGATGGCCAAGAAGGGGGCCAAGGTCGAGGTCACGCTGCCCGACGGCAAGAACGTGAACGGCAAGGTCACCGAGGTCGCCACGGTCATCGTGCCGGGCGACAGCCAGAACGCCGACCCCGAGACCCGGGTCGAGGCGCTGGTCTCGATCGGCAATGCCAAGGCCGCCAAGGGGCTCGACAAGGCGTCGGTGGACGTGACGTTCACCGCCTCCCAGCGCAAGAACGTGCTGACCGTGCCGGTCGCGGCGCTCGTGGCGCTGCGGGAGGGCGGCTTTGGCCTGGAGGTGATCGAGGGCGGCACGTCGAGGTACATCGCCGTCGAGACGGGGCTGTTCGCCGGCGGGCGGGTCGAGGTCGAGGGCGACGGGCTCACCGAGGGCATGACCGTGGGGATGCCGAAGTGACGTACCCCATGATCTCGCTGACGGATGTGTCCAAGTCCTACCCCGGCGGGGTGACGGCGCTGAACTCGGTGTCGCTGCGCATCGAGCACGGCGAGCTCGTCGCCATCGCCGGCCCGTCGGGGTCGGGGAAGTCGACCATGCTCAACGTCGTCGGCACCCTCGACCGGCCGTCCTCGGGAACCATCCACATCGACGGCTACGACGTGTCGAAACTGTCCGACGGCCAGCTCTCGGCGCTGCGCGCCACCACGATCGGTTTCATCTTCCAGCACTTCCACCTCGCCGCGAAGGTCCCCGCGCTGGACAACGTGGCCGACGGCCTCATCTACACCGGCATGAGCAGGTCCGAGCGGCGCCGCCGGGCGGCCGCCGCGCTCGAACGGGTCGGTCTCGGGCACCGGATGGACCACGAGCCGCACGAGTTGTCCGGTGGCGAGCGGCAGCGCGTGGCCATCGCCAGGGCCGTGGCGGGCGAGCCGCCGCTGGTGCTGGCCGACGAGCCGACCGGGGCTCTGGACTCGGTGTCCGGCACGGGGGTGATGGAGTTGCTGCACGAGTTGAACGCCTCCGGCACCACCATCGTGATCATCACGCACGATCGGGAGATCGCCGCCAGCCTGCCCCGGCAGGTGCGGATGCGGGACGGCGAGATCATCGCGGACAGCGCGATGCCCGACATGCCGGACTCCGGCACGTCGGGCATGGTGCCGGACTCGGGCACATCGGATATGGCCGAATCAGGGGTGGCGTGATGGCCGTCGTCGAGGTGAAACGGCCCAAACTGGCCCCGGCCGGCATGCGGCTGGGCGACGTCATGCGGGTCGGCGCGGTGGGCCTGCGGACGCGCCCTCTGCGGGCGTTCCTGTCCGCGCTCGGCATCGCCATCGGCATCGCGGCCATGGTGGGCGTGGTCGGGCTCTCGTCCTCCTCGGGCGCCGAGCTCGACCGCACGCTCTCCGCCCTCGGCACCAACCTGCTCACCGTCGCCTCGGGCACCACGCTCACGGGCGAGGCGGCGCAGATGCCGAAGGACGCCGAGGCGATGATCGAGCGCATCGGGCCC includes:
- a CDS encoding ABC transporter ATP-binding protein; this encodes MISLTDVSKSYPGGVTALNSVSLRIEHGELVAIAGPSGSGKSTMLNVVGTLDRPSSGTIHIDGYDVSKLSDGQLSALRATTIGFIFQHFHLAAKVPALDNVADGLIYTGMSRSERRRRAAAALERVGLGHRMDHEPHELSGGERQRVAIARAVAGEPPLVLADEPTGALDSVSGTGVMELLHELNASGTTIVIITHDREIAASLPRQVRMRDGEIIADSAMPDMPDSGTSGMVPDSGTSDMAESGVA
- a CDS encoding ATP-binding protein yields the protein MTVNGASATTPVAEVTGQAVGRVLGTQAASPLSFWVGLEPGKVLQLDDVVVTRREVPGYGPVLMAGVVTTVEARHEGAAYDSDVFLIAEGALPAAVVEVAEIRVTRVEPEVFVPPLPGAQVYLASAGDRDQALYFDVMDRRIPMGMGRDGQPLYVNFDFLDGTRGAHVSISGVSGVATKTSFATFLLYSIFNSGVLDAESANTKALIFSVKGEDLLFLDHDNLRLDEKARSVYARLGLPARPFGSVHVFAPPRPNDPNGVPHVAARTQGVSAFYWTLVEFCEDELLRFVFADADDERAGYSLLVGQVAARLKAWAEPVGDGGAVRVQGTTCRTFADLVEMLSDQLQDEGSRLQWTGAQTPLGTVNAFLRRLRSAVRPLSPIVRGDLPFYRAHSVSTSDAQVSIVDLHNLPERAQRFVVGVVLRGEFHRKESSGTAKPLLFVVLDELNKYAPREGDSPIKEILLDVAERGRSLGVILIGAQQTASEVERRIVSNSAVRVAGRLDPAEAARSEYGWLPPAVRERATIAKPGTMFVAQPEIPVPLAVAFPFPAWATRPAEAAAQVTASSGDPFKGLPGVEDDIPPF
- a CDS encoding exonuclease SbcCD subunit D — translated: MKILHTADWHVGKVLKGRPRLDEHRAVLRELVGAARTHDVDAVIVAGDLFDTSAPTPEAQSLVLNALMALRADNRDVIVLAGNHDNPQLLEVYRPVLGKLGLHVLGAFRRPDAGGTLAFTARSGEPVRLAVLPFLSHRYVVRAAEVLTGTAADHNRDYAARIGELIGALTAGFHGDTVNLVTTHGTLPGGAFGGGEREAQSIFSYYFEPTAFPTATQYAALGHLHRRQQIPGPCPIWYSGSPLAVDFGEEGNTPGALLVEVSPGRPAVVRELTFGSARRLRTVRGTLEQLEAIEPGDDWLKVIVEEKPRVGLADDVRELLSGAVDVMLDEKFRPVPATRRASSADRSPRELFRDYLAATGRHDDQVATLFDRLYDEVTG
- a CDS encoding sensor histidine kinase, which codes for MRLPRLQPTLRLRLTLVYGAVFFLAGLTLLGVTYLLFNQQLTQTFESRYASEPGKVKNLFFMKDGVLLEGQAAIEWLRQQELELRSAAITSLLTQGAIALVVVGGLAVGLGWVVAGRVLAPLHRVTDTARKIAAEPMAERGLHQRIGLEGPEDEVKTLADTFDTMVERLDDSFDGQRRFVANASHELRTPLTLNRALVELAMHRRTASADVKELGESLLEINARHERLISGLLLLARSEQEIADRSPVDLADVVTHVVRQTEGDAAEAKITVYEVTAQAPTTGDALLLERLVHNLVENGIRYNVDDGAGWVRVVSRTVSEGKVEVEVSNTGPEVPPYDVPLLFKPFHRHGAERVVTARSAGLGLSIVQSVALAHGGDVRARPREGGGLIVTASLPRARH
- a CDS encoding SMC family ATPase, with product MRPLLLHLDHFGSFREPVTVDFTDTEYFALVGPTGAGKSTIIDAICFALYGTVPRWGREGAVAHALAPSVSAGKVAMVFESNGRRYGVVRAMVRDAKGAVRTKEARLDELDPVAQPAFDAVVKPLAEGENVTIEAQQVTGLEYRFFTQCVVLPQGRFAEFLHAAPRERQDLLVQLLDADVYERIRQRAAREEETAKQAASFARDELAKLSGASEEAERELAERLAALRRLAETISADLDLLRARESDIRRAEQERAAVAERQSVLSALRMPDAVPTLASARRAAAEAVETLTAEVATLEADDHEAYEALAALGDRGAPRAALAALDARERLHVEARRARGAAASAAAPLEGLAAEAADAERALANVEARRERLRDAHAAAHLVQRLAVGEACPVCRHPITELPRHEQPTDMRTADRALATARERVQQARAAHAKAETSASMLAAQAARLETELAALPAPGDRAELEARLAAIAKADELATEARNAVRAARGRLDRARSAAEQVERQADSAWRTLESARDRLLVSGVQDDPPPPLVREDLHRAWSELLGWRDRAAQAARAALAAYDEELARVGERLAADRHRLGERLAEHGVVAPRDASPDQLGAAVAGTAARAESALDRLKEDRKRAADLENQVAMKEHEAKVAHELALRLRANAFERWLCAEALAVLVASASETLRELSDGQYELALSDKTGDIEVIDFGEAGMRRSARTLSGGETFQAALALALALSGAVARGLDSIFLDEGFGTLDPATLDTVATTLERLAAGQDRMIGVVTHVPALADRVPVRFEVRRDAKGSHVRKAEVQ
- a CDS encoding response regulator transcription factor; amino-acid sequence: MRVLVVEDERMLADAIAEWLREETHAVDLAHDGEAALERIAVNDYDVVVLDRDLPRVHGDEVCRELVASESDARVLMLTAAAQLDDRVTGLSIGADDYLSKPFAFPELAARVLALGRRSRPAVPPVLRRAGITLDPARREVFRNGRFVPLSKKEFAVLAELMRANGNVVSAEQLLEKAWDEHADPFTGAVRLTILKLRRKLADPPVVETVPGVGYRIA
- a CDS encoding efflux RND transporter periplasmic adaptor subunit — protein: MATLDGKAEPDATPSRPRRRRGRGKVVAGLFIVLAAAGGGFVAINSGGLLEGASGPTQSAKALPPATATVARQTLNDTMDADGELGYGPVTTAVSRKPGTITWLPESGQQITRGKSMYRLDNDPVTLMYGDTPAYRDLKIGAEGNDVENLERNLSKLGYDGFTVDDEYTYDTAEAVMEWQEDRGLDETGVVELGRVVFAPGKVRVESIESEEGQPAQPGQKVLTYTGTSKVVTVELEAEDQRMAKKGAKVEVTLPDGKNVNGKVTEVATVIVPGDSQNADPETRVEALVSIGNAKAAKGLDKASVDVTFTASQRKNVLTVPVAALVALREGGFGLEVIEGGTSRYIAVETGLFAGGRVEVEGDGLTEGMTVGMPK